In Zingiber officinale cultivar Zhangliang chromosome 8B, Zo_v1.1, whole genome shotgun sequence, a single genomic region encodes these proteins:
- the LOC122014961 gene encoding equilibrative nucleotide transporter 3-like has translation MSSSTEGAPIINKGRYLAILVCWLLGNGCLFSWNSMLTIQDYYSYLFPDYHPTRILTLVYQPFALGTIAILAYHEAKINTRNRNIAGYTLFFLSSLALIVLDVATSGKGGIGEFIGVCAVSGAFGIADAHVQGGMVGDLSLMSPELIQSFLAGLAASGALTSALRLITKAAFENSQNGFRKGAMMFFSISCFFELVCVLLYAFVFPKLPIVKYYREKAASEGSMTVSADLAAGGMQKHQVQEVEDPNLKERLSNKQLLLENVDYAIDLFLIYVLTLSIFPGFLAEDTGSHSLGSWYALVLIAMYNVWDLIGRYIPLLKPLELSSRKGLMAAILLRFLLIPAFYFTSKYGDQGWMIMLTSFLGLSNGYLTVCVLTAAPKGYKGPEQNALGNLLVVFLLAGIFAGVTLDWLWLIGKGW, from the exons ATGAGTTCCTCTACTGAAGGAGCACCTATTATAAATAAG GGAAGGTATTTGGCAATTTTAGTCTGCTGGCTACTAGGAAATGGATGTCTTTTCTCATGGAACAGTATGCTGACAATTCAAGATTACTATAGTTACCTTTTTCCG GACTACCACCCAACTAGAATACTTACTCTTGTTTACCAACCTTTTGCCCTGGGAACAATTGCTATTCTTGCATATCATGAAGCAAAGATTAACACCAGAAATCGCAACATAGCTGGATACACTCTCTTTTTCTTGAGTTCATTAGCTCTAATTGTG TTGGATGTTGCAACTTCTGGAAAAGGTGGCATTGGAGAATTTATAGGTGTATGTGCTGTAAGTGGGGCATTTGGAATTGCTGATGCACATGTGCAAGGGGGGATGGTTGGTGATCTTTCTTTAATGAGCCCAGAGCTTATACAA TCCTTCTTGGCTGGGCTAGCAGCTTCAGGGGCTCTAACATCTGCTTTGAGGTTAATCACAAAAGCAGCTTTTGAGAACTCCCAAAATGGTTTTCGGAAGGGAGCAA TGATGTTCTTCTCAATTTCATGTTTCTTTGAGCTTGTGTGTGTTCTTCTTTATGCATTCGTCTTCCCCAAACTGCCGATCGTGAAGTACTACCGTGAAAAGGCTGCCTCTGAAGGCTCAATGACAGTTTCTGCTGACCTTGCTGCTGGTGGAATGCAGAAACACCAAGTCCAAGAG GTTGAGGATCCAAATCTTAAAGAACGTTTGAGCAACAAACAGTTACTCTTAGAGAATGTTGACTATGCAATCGACTTATTTCTTATCTATGTTTTGACATTGTCAATATTCCCTGGATTCTTGGCAGAGGACACAGGCTCCCACAGCTTGGGTTCATG GTATGCACTTGTGCTGATCGCCATGTATAATGTTTGGGATCTCATCGGAAGATACATTCCTCTTCTGAAGCCATTGGAGCTATCATCTAGGAAAGGTCTTATGGCTGCAATTCTTTTGCGATTCCTACTCATTCCAGCCTTCTACTTCACCTCCAAGTACGGGGACCAAGGATGGATGATCATGTTGACCTCATTCTTAGGACTAAGCAATGGTTACCTTACAGTCTGTGTTCTTACTGCCGCACCAAAAGGATACAAG GGACCAGAGCAGAATGCTTTGGGAAACTTGCTTGTAGTATTTCTTCTCGCCGGTATTTTTGCTGGGGTTACGCTTGATTGGTTATGGCTGATTGGCAAAGGTTGGTAA